In Methanosphaera sp. ISO3-F5, a genomic segment contains:
- a CDS encoding NAD-binding protein, whose amino-acid sequence MYVIIVGAGRVGLNLAESLIHEGLSVTIIENDSTISEEVAEETKAMVINGDATSVQILEDADISDADVFVAATGDDKVNLLAAVLSQSYSNIQKRIVRVNDLEHEKAFKNVGIDITVSPEAAVARYLERIITRPKIADLIVLGRGSTELLELNLENKKLFGKKVLDYSPTENFIVCAVYDDNELVIPQQDTLFKENQKISVITKSNYIQEVTKFFAP is encoded by the coding sequence ATGTATGTAATAATAGTAGGTGCAGGAAGAGTAGGGCTAAATCTTGCAGAATCATTAATACATGAAGGGTTAAGTGTAACAATAATTGAAAATGATTCTACAATATCCGAAGAAGTAGCAGAGGAAACTAAAGCAATGGTAATTAATGGTGATGCAACAAGTGTACAAATATTAGAAGATGCAGATATATCTGATGCTGATGTTTTTGTAGCTGCAACTGGTGATGATAAGGTTAATCTTTTAGCAGCAGTACTTAGTCAAAGTTATAGTAATATTCAAAAAAGAATTGTCAGAGTAAATGATTTGGAACACGAAAAGGCATTCAAAAATGTTGGAATAGATATTACAGTAAGTCCTGAAGCAGCAGTAGCAAGATACTTGGAAAGAATAATTACTCGACCAAAAATAGCTGATTTAATAGTTTTAGGAAGAGGTTCAACAGAATTACTTGAATTAAACTTAGAAAATAAGAAGTTATTTGGAAAAAAAGTTCTGGATTATAGTCCGACTGAAAATTTTATTGTATGTGCTGTTTATGATGATAATGAACTTGTTATTCCTCAACAAGACACATTATTCAAAGAAAATCAGAAAATATCTGTTATCACAAAATCAAATTATATTCAAGAAGTTACAAAGTTTTTTGCACCATAA